The genomic DNA CGATGCTTATGATTGCAACAGCTAGTATCATCATTGCAATTGTACCAAATTCTGGAACAACGTTTGAAAATACTACTTTTTCACCAATTGGCCCTGTTTTAGGATC from Nitrosopumilus sp. includes the following:
- a CDS encoding PEFG-CTERM sorting domain-containing protein is translated as DPKTGPIGEKVVFSNVVPEFGTIAMMILAVAIISIVAVTAKSKVIPKF